Part of the Salminus brasiliensis chromosome 2, fSalBra1.hap2, whole genome shotgun sequence genome, ACTTTTTATTGTAAGATATATTGTGCTGTATGTATGCGTCACAGCTGTTTTTATGGTTGAGAATAGCAATATATTGTCGGTTTTAACTGGCTGTAGATAATATTAACATTACATTTTGTAAATAAAGACGGTTATGTAagtcatcttgaatgttgtaaAGAATAATCAAAGAATTCCTTGAGAATCCAGCTTAatgaatttcattaaaaaagcaAACTGCATAGTATCTTGAGTGGTGTGATTTCCATCTATTACCATCTATTACTTTCCTTTAAAATTATTGTCTTATTGAAaggtaaatattaaaaaaatctaattcagGTTTGTGCATCATACAGTTGCAGTTGGAAGCTTGCATACACTTTTCATGGATATGAATGGCTTTTCATGGCAATTCAAGGCTTTCCATAATTGGATTTATATCAAATAATTTTAAGTAGCTAACATACATCTTTAAAAGAAACACAGGGCTTtaaagttttacattttttcctgaaataaataaagcatgtgtaattaaaaatatacattactTAGCCCACTTAGACTATTAATTCAGTAGTGCTGAAAGTTTCCAAATGTCTTTTAGCTTTCCAAGGCCACGGCcttttaacttcctgttagtgatcatgattgactacagctggtagcttctctggtagcttctctgtgcccacatTAAGAGTTTTTGTGACAGCACACAATATACCGGCATTTAAGgcaaacaaataaatagaatgaagctgtaaataaacaaacctgAAGTGACTTTGTTACCAAGGCATTAAAGCCAAAAGGAGGCCCTAACTAGTTACATTAACCATTAGccaataacatttatttacaaatgtTATGTTCCTGTTTATTATTGCTGTCTATGACAGCATGTGTGCATAGCTTCTTCTGACTTTTGAGGTTTGTGGTTTTATTTTAGACCACCAGTGCAGAAAAAGAAGAGTAGTTCCTAACAAGCATCCCTATTCCTATATTCCTGCCAGATGCTGAATTTCTTCAAGTTACTCAGTGCTCAGATGGGTAAGAAATTTAGCTTTCACTCGATTCATAATTCCACAGAAGTAATAGCACTTTTACCCAAGTATGAATTTATATGTGTTTGTTGTGACATGGTTTCCTTTCAGTTCTTTGTTTGTGACGAAGGGGCATACTAAGTATTAATAGCTTTTGCTTAGAGAATACTGTGACGGGAGAAGGAATTACAGAGTCCCTAGTCCCTAGTGCAATGATGGTAGAAACATTAGATGCCAGTGTTCATCCAGCACAGATTTTCATTATCATGCGAACTGTAGATATAAAAAATGCCTTTATCTATTTTGAGGATACAATAAAGATATGGACAACCTGTgtaaaatatcatattttaGAGTTTAATTTAGTTAACAATAGAAGTAATATGCCACACAAAggcattcatttttttaaggCTTTACAGTTTCATTCAGTTTTATCATTTTTTCTGAATGTTTCCAAATTACTAGTTTCTGTCTAACTGGGAATGTGGTCTAAAGAACAATCTAATAAGGTGATGCTGATCATTATTACGTCACATGTCACATGGAATACACTTCTTCTCTATAACAATAGCAAATGGAGAGTCGAAACTGTTATTTTGACATCTTTCAGAAGACCACAATGGAAATACGTCTTGTGGGCTTtatgaatacaaaattctttatGCAACAGTCAAACTCTACAGCTTAAACTGATACATTTGAAACAGCTGAATAGAGAGTCTCTGTTAATTAGTACACTATTTGAATATATAGCGTGAGCTGGCCTCTGTAAATGCTTGACCAAAACCCTAAAAAAGGAGACTATAAAACCATAATAACACTGTATTGTGGATCTGGGTTATCCTAGTATATAAATCCTATTATATTTTCTTTGTGAATATATCAAATGAGGATTACTGTAAGTGCAAATTTGTATGTTCATTACATGGTTAGCACATGATTGTCCCTGCTCAACATTTTTCCTCTTCAGTTTACGGTCATAATTCTTTATCTACAAGAAGTTTGCTGAGCAAGCAGCCCTTTGTTCTTCTTAGATACACAAACTTTCATTTATTCAAAGCTGAAAGCCACGCCTGCACTGCTTGTGCATTTACTACGTAATTCTATTCTGACCAGTTTTGTGCAGTGTCACACTCAGTGTTGGGTGACTGGTTTCCTGATGTTGCTTTAACTCCCGAACCTTGCCACATTGAGTGTAGGTAAGACATGGCATCTAAACACAAGCTCCTGAGGAATATCTCCttcatttttattagtttttcaGTCACTTACCTTGTAATGAACAGTCAGGAAAGGAAAAGCTGCCGTCAGAGTGGGCAACTGGACATGTCACACTTGATAAAGCAGGACATTGGGGAGCTACAAGCTTGTTCGGCCATCATCCAAGGAGACATGGATGGAGTAGACAACCAACACTTCAACAAGCTCCTCGCATCAAGGAAGAAGACTTCTTTCTTATCAGAGTCCTTCTACATGAATGCAACCAAGGACTGTGAAGCTTACATCAGTGACAGAGGCTTTCTAACAATGCCTCTAAGCAAAGAGGAAAGAGATTTCCCCATAGCCTACTCCATGGTGATTCATGAGAAGATTGAGATGTTTGAGAGGCTTCTACGCGCTATTTACTCTCCTCAGAACGTGTACTGTGTCCATGTGGACCTGAAGTCGCCGGAAGCCTTCATGGAGGCTGTAAAGGCTATCATATCTTGTCTGCCCAATGTGTTTGTGGCCAGTAAATTGGAGAGTGTGGTCTACGCCTCCTGGTCTCGAGTTCAAGCCGACATCAACTGCATGCAGGACCTGCTCAAGTCTTCAGTCCAGTGGAGGTATCTGCTCAACACCTGTGGCACAGATTTCCCCATCAAAACCAACGCAGAGATGGTTCGAACTCTGAAGCTGCTCAAGGGGAGGAACAGTATGGAGTCTGAGGCCACAAATGACTACAAAAAGCTGCGTTGGCAGTACCACCATAATGTTACTACAAC contains:
- the gcnt3 gene encoding beta-1,3-galactosyl-O-glycosyl-glycoprotein beta-1,6-N-acetylglucosaminyltransferase 3, translating into MASKHKLLRNISFIFISFSVTYLVMNSQERKSCRQSGQLDMSHLIKQDIGELQACSAIIQGDMDGVDNQHFNKLLASRKKTSFLSESFYMNATKDCEAYISDRGFLTMPLSKEERDFPIAYSMVIHEKIEMFERLLRAIYSPQNVYCVHVDLKSPEAFMEAVKAIISCLPNVFVASKLESVVYASWSRVQADINCMQDLLKSSVQWRYLLNTCGTDFPIKTNAEMVRTLKLLKGRNSMESEATNDYKKLRWQYHHNVTTTSLIRTDIKKTSPPIKTPMFTGNAYFVVSREFVEHMFNSQEILNFIEWEKDTYSPDEHMWATLQRMPNVPGSNPPNEKYHESDMLAIARLVKWSYLEGDLMKGAPYPPCTGTHRRAVCVYGAGDLKWILRQKHLFANKFDPGVDDIAIKCMEAFLRYKAVHDQSLLTIEKNNYTEMKRA